The following coding sequences lie in one Patescibacteria group bacterium genomic window:
- a CDS encoding peptidoglycan DD-metalloendopeptidase family protein, with the protein MRKIISIICLLLLVSTLLPQISRASLVNDLKVQIEQKEQEIKQLEAQAAAYKKELETTQSAKNTLNNQLATIASRIKKLQNDIYITSARISSTTLKIEELSLDIDEKQDEIDKKKKEISDVIQVLAEYDNESLMEIVLTKASFSDFLNQVRYLESLQESIQENLTALQSIKKDMESQKTTTVQQKNQLAALQGQLSGQKQVVDKEKEEKNYLLVQTKGQEKQYQTLLNDTLRKQQEVEQQIFDLEDKIKLTLDPNSMPEARSGVLSWPLDGVLTQSYGYTAYSKKLYTSGFHNGIDIASSYGEAIRAARDGKVLAIGNCGSYAYGKWIMIEHDNKLTTLYGHMSGYGGFKAGDSVKRGDIIGYEGSTGYSTGPHLHFGVYASETVEIQKVWYGTVPIGAHLDPQKYL; encoded by the coding sequence ATGAGAAAAATAATTTCCATAATTTGTCTTTTATTGCTTGTTTCAACTCTTTTACCCCAAATCAGCCGGGCCAGTTTAGTTAATGATTTAAAAGTGCAAATCGAACAAAAAGAGCAAGAAATAAAGCAATTGGAAGCGCAGGCAGCGGCTTATAAAAAGGAATTGGAAACAACCCAAAGCGCGAAGAACACACTTAATAACCAACTTGCCACAATTGCGAGTAGGATTAAAAAACTCCAGAATGATATTTATATCACTTCAGCTAGAATATCATCCACTACTTTAAAAATTGAAGAATTATCTCTGGATATTGATGAAAAACAGGACGAAATTGACAAAAAGAAAAAGGAAATATCGGATGTAATTCAGGTATTGGCAGAATATGACAATGAATCATTAATGGAAATAGTTTTAACCAAAGCAAGTTTTTCTGATTTTCTGAATCAGGTCCGCTATCTTGAATCTCTTCAAGAAAGTATTCAAGAAAATCTGACAGCTCTCCAATCGATTAAAAAAGATATGGAAAGCCAGAAAACAACCACAGTTCAGCAAAAGAATCAACTTGCTGCATTACAAGGTCAGCTGAGCGGACAAAAGCAGGTTGTTGATAAAGAAAAGGAAGAAAAAAATTATCTTTTAGTGCAGACCAAAGGACAGGAAAAACAATACCAGACGCTTTTAAATGATACTCTGCGAAAACAGCAGGAAGTTGAACAACAGATATTCGACTTAGAAGACAAGATAAAGCTGACCCTAGACCCCAATTCCATGCCAGAAGCGCGTTCTGGGGTGCTTAGTTGGCCTTTAGACGGAGTTTTGACCCAGTCCTATGGTTATACCGCCTATAGCAAAAAATTATACACAAGTGGCTTCCATAATGGCATAGATATAGCTTCAAGCTACGGAGAGGCTATACGAGCGGCCAGAGACGGAAAAGTGTTGGCAATAGGGAATTGCGGCAGTTATGCTTATGGCAAATGGATAATGATTGAACATGACAATAAATTAACAACCCTTTATGGCCATATGTCCGGTTATGGCGGATTTAAAGCAGGGGATTCAGTCAAAAGAGGGGATATTATCGGGTATGAAGGTAGTACGGGTTATTCTACTGGTCCGCACTTGCATTTCGGGGTATATGCATCAGAAACAGTGGAAATACAGAAAGTTTGGTATGGAACAGTACCAATTGGCGCGCATTTAGACCCGCAGAAGTATTTATAA
- the rpmA gene encoding 50S ribosomal protein L27: MATTKSAGSTKLGRDSQPQYLGVKLYQGQKAKSGSIIIRQRGTKFVPGKNVRRGKDDTLYAIKDGVVKFKTKTKTNFDGNKRLIKVVEVA, encoded by the coding sequence ATGGCAACAACTAAATCTGCGGGCTCGACTAAGTTAGGACGCGACTCGCAGCCACAATATTTAGGAGTTAAATTATACCAGGGCCAAAAAGCCAAATCTGGAAGCATTATAATTCGCCAGAGAGGGACAAAATTTGTCCCCGGCAAGAATGTCCGCCGAGGAAAAGATGATACGCTTTATGCAATTAAAGACGGAGTGGTTAAATTTAAAACTAAAACTAAAACGAATTTTGACGGCAATAAAAGGCTTATTAAAGTTGTTGAGGTGGCTTAG
- a CDS encoding D-aminoacylase, giving the protein MYDILIKNSIIIDGAKNSKYKADVAIYDGRIEKIKREINPARAKKVINAEGLYLTPGFIDLNNHSDTYLTLFTMPGLESLLRQGITTILGGNCGSSLAPLISAEALKAIQKWTDTAQINLNWLTFEEFINVLGRVKLGVNFASLVGHSTLRRGLLGDEYREIKSRELKIMANMLKIAMKQGAFGLSTGLVYSHAKVATTKEIIELAKIVKSFDGLYTTHVRGEAEELIPAIEETILIARKTGVNTEISHLKAMGENHWPNMKKAIDLIEAENLPAGKTGKANINFDTYPYTVTGSVLYILLPDWVAEGGKAQLLKRLKDPVIKAKVIKEMQEKKAYEYDKIIVAMSPISKSFIGRKITEIAKAQETSIEEAIINMLLISQARINVFIDTLSEKNVKMGISSSLSFIASDGAGYDINYSKTKNDLVHPRCFGAFPRFLRKYVEDEHVISWEEAIYKITGGPAQKLGLKDRGLIKKNYWADLVLIDSEKIRDKATFENPYQFPEGIEYVLVNGEIAVETGLPTGKRTGKVLKRT; this is encoded by the coding sequence ATGTATGATATTTTAATAAAAAATTCCATCATTATTGATGGCGCGAAAAACAGCAAATACAAAGCTGATGTGGCAATTTACGATGGCAGAATAGAAAAAATCAAAAGAGAGATAAATCCCGCAAGAGCCAAAAAAGTTATCAATGCCGAAGGATTGTATTTAACCCCGGGATTTATAGATTTAAATAACCATTCCGATACATATCTGACGCTTTTTACAATGCCTGGATTAGAAAGTTTGTTAAGACAAGGCATAACCACAATTTTGGGAGGAAATTGTGGTTCTTCTTTAGCTCCATTGATTTCCGCAGAAGCATTAAAAGCAATCCAGAAATGGACGGATACCGCTCAGATAAATTTAAATTGGCTGACTTTTGAAGAATTCATTAATGTTTTAGGGAGAGTCAAGTTAGGAGTTAATTTTGCCAGTTTAGTCGGCCATTCGACATTGAGAAGGGGATTACTGGGAGACGAATACAGAGAAATCAAATCCAGGGAATTGAAAATAATGGCGAATATGCTGAAAATAGCAATGAAGCAGGGCGCTTTCGGATTATCAACCGGATTGGTTTACAGCCACGCAAAAGTCGCTACAACTAAAGAAATTATTGAATTGGCAAAAATAGTTAAAAGTTTTGACGGGCTTTACACAACTCATGTCAGGGGAGAAGCTGAAGAATTGATTCCAGCAATCGAGGAAACTATTCTTATTGCCAGGAAAACCGGAGTGAATACTGAAATATCCCATCTTAAAGCAATGGGCGAGAATCATTGGCCGAATATGAAAAAGGCAATCGATTTAATAGAAGCTGAGAACCTACCTGCCGGCAAGACAGGAAAAGCAAATATAAATTTTGATACTTATCCGTATACTGTAACCGGTTCCGTCCTATATATTCTTTTGCCAGATTGGGTCGCAGAGGGAGGAAAGGCTCAGCTTTTAAAAAGATTAAAAGATCCGGTAATCAAAGCAAAGGTTATTAAAGAAATGCAGGAGAAAAAAGCTTATGAATATGATAAAATTATTGTGGCAATGTCGCCGATAAGCAAATCATTTATCGGCAGGAAAATTACCGAGATCGCCAAGGCCCAGGAAACAAGTATCGAAGAGGCAATAATCAATATGCTTTTAATCTCCCAAGCAAGGATAAATGTCTTTATAGATACCCTAAGCGAGAAAAACGTAAAAATGGGAATTTCAAGCAGTTTAAGTTTTATTGCTTCTGACGGCGCTGGTTATGACATCAATTACTCGAAGACGAAAAACGATTTAGTTCACCCGCGTTGCTTTGGTGCTTTCCCGAGATTTTTAAGAAAATATGTTGAGGATGAGCATGTAATATCCTGGGAAGAAGCAATTTATAAAATTACTGGCGGTCCTGCCCAAAAATTAGGACTAAAGGACAGGGGATTGATTAAAAAGAATTATTGGGCTGATTTGGTCCTGATTGATTCGGAAAAAATCAGGGACAAGGCAACCTTTGAAAATCCGTACCAGTTTCCGGAAGGCATAGAATATGTGCTCGTTAATGGCGAAATTGCCGTTGAAACCGGCCTTCCTACTGGCAAAAGAACAGGAAAAGTTTTAAAAAGAACATGA
- the ftsW gene encoding putative lipid II flippase FtsW, with amino-acid sequence MKTRRPDKGLVITIFLLLIFGLAMLFNASIVISQEQTGKPYYYFFHQLIYGVGVGLIAFFICQKINYRIWKKFSLLIFFAALVLSALVFVPQLSYGHGGAHRWIAVGQITFQPSEFLKLALIIYLAAFLSKRGNQPTLIPFLAIAAVIVGLMTLQKDLGTLVLIIIVGSIMYFLGGARIRDLAIMVICYAITLFSLIKFFPHRIQRFITFLNPSIDPQGISYQINQALLAIGSGGLFGRGLGHSIQKYSYLPEPMGDSVFAIIAEEIGFVGSIGFIFLIIFLIFKGFRISKNLPDDFGKLLAIGIVCWFGFQALINIGAISGLIPLTGIPLPFVSYGGSALIITLAGAGILTNISKYQN; translated from the coding sequence ATGAAAACGCGCAGACCAGATAAAGGATTGGTAATTACCATTTTTCTTTTACTGATTTTTGGGCTGGCAATGCTTTTTAATGCCTCAATAGTGATTTCTCAGGAGCAAACCGGAAAACCGTATTATTATTTTTTCCACCAATTAATTTATGGCGTAGGCGTGGGATTAATTGCTTTTTTTATTTGCCAAAAAATAAATTACAGGATTTGGAAGAAATTTTCTTTGTTGATATTTTTTGCTGCTTTAGTTCTCTCGGCTTTGGTTTTTGTTCCTCAGTTAAGTTATGGGCACGGCGGAGCGCATCGTTGGATAGCAGTAGGCCAGATAACTTTTCAGCCATCGGAATTTCTGAAATTGGCTTTGATTATTTATTTAGCTGCATTTCTCAGCAAACGCGGGAATCAGCCCACATTAATTCCGTTTCTGGCTATTGCCGCAGTTATTGTCGGATTAATGACTTTGCAAAAAGACCTTGGAACTCTTGTTTTGATTATTATCGTCGGCTCAATCATGTATTTTTTAGGTGGGGCGAGAATCCGTGATTTGGCAATTATGGTTATCTGCTACGCAATTACGCTTTTTTCCCTGATAAAGTTTTTTCCGCACAGAATACAAAGATTTATCACATTTCTTAATCCATCCATAGATCCGCAGGGCATCAGTTATCAGATAAACCAAGCATTGCTGGCAATCGGTTCTGGGGGATTATTCGGCAGGGGACTGGGTCATAGTATCCAGAAATACAGTTATCTGCCAGAACCAATGGGGGATTCTGTTTTTGCGATTATTGCTGAGGAAATTGGTTTTGTCGGGAGTATAGGTTTCATATTTTTAATAATTTTCCTGATTTTTAAAGGCTTTAGAATCAGTAAAAACCTGCCTGATGATTTCGGGAAATTGCTGGCAATCGGTATTGTTTGCTGGTTCGGATTTCAGGCATTAATCAATATTGGTGCTATTTCAGGCTTGATTCCTCTTACCGGAATTCCCTTGCCATTCGTCAGTTACGGCGGTTCAGCATTAATCATAACTTTGGCTGGAGCCGGCATCTTGACTAATATATCTAAGTATCAAAATTAA
- a CDS encoding PD-(D/E)XK nuclease family protein: protein MEETKIVKTSYSALDTFKQCPLKYKFQAIDRIKAPKTKEAVFGDRIHKTLQFLHSKEFSPASPAGGPTLDEMLNYFKEIWNSDVFQDEQEDMIYFSEAIKILKHYYEHYLLIKDKLTVLGTETRFEVLLENPQSKNEKCLLAGIVDRIDKTKTGIEIVDYKTTKKLPSQEDVNNSMQMSLYCLGIINRWPQFAKSGIENIKLTFYYLKHQESISTFRTKQQLDHIQTQIWNQLKQIETSKFEPMPSALCDWCGYKKICPMWKHLYKEQITIDDEQAKKVVDEYFSLKGQNSQNTKKLKELQGVIEIYLNREKIERVFGSSGYITRLIQVRKGNYDIKKLEEIIKILPQPIQEQLHQAKTADKQYKIIKTSAKRIPNP, encoded by the coding sequence ATGGAAGAAACAAAGATTGTCAAAACTTCATACTCTGCTCTGGATACTTTTAAGCAGTGTCCGTTGAAGTATAAATTTCAAGCAATTGATAGAATTAAAGCCCCGAAAACAAAAGAGGCGGTTTTTGGCGACAGAATTCATAAAACGCTTCAATTCCTGCATTCAAAAGAGTTCTCCCCTGCCTCGCCGGCAGGCGGGCCTACTCTTGATGAAATGTTGAATTATTTTAAGGAGATTTGGAACTCGGATGTTTTCCAGGATGAACAGGAGGATATGATTTATTTTTCAGAAGCAATAAAAATCCTTAAACATTATTACGAACATTATTTGCTGATTAAGGACAAATTGACTGTTCTGGGCACTGAAACCAGATTTGAGGTCTTGCTGGAAAATCCCCAAAGCAAAAATGAAAAATGCCTTTTGGCCGGAATTGTGGACAGAATCGATAAAACCAAAACAGGTATTGAAATTGTTGATTACAAAACAACAAAAAAACTTCCTTCGCAGGAAGATGTCAATAATAGCATGCAAATGTCGCTTTATTGTTTGGGCATTATCAATCGCTGGCCCCAATTCGCCAAATCCGGAATAGAAAATATCAAACTCACCTTTTATTATCTAAAACACCAGGAATCTATTTCCACATTCAGAACAAAGCAGCAATTAGACCATATTCAGACGCAAATATGGAATCAGCTGAAACAAATTGAAACCAGTAAATTCGAACCAATGCCTTCTGCTCTGTGCGACTGGTGCGGATACAAAAAAATCTGCCCCATGTGGAAGCATCTTTATAAAGAGCAGATAACCATTGATGATGAACAGGCAAAAAAAGTGGTTGATGAGTATTTTTCTTTGAAAGGGCAGAACAGCCAGAATACCAAAAAATTGAAAGAATTACAGGGAGTTATTGAGATTTATTTAAACAGGGAAAAAATTGAAAGAGTTTTCGGCAGTTCAGGATACATTACCCGTTTGATTCAAGTCAGGAAAGGCAATTATGATATAAAAAAATTGGAGGAGATTATTAAGATACTCCCACAACCTATCCAGGAACAATTGCACCAGGCGAAAACTGCTGATAAGCAGTATAAAATAATCAAAACTAGCGCGAAGAGGATTCCAAACCCTTAA
- a CDS encoding tyrosine-type recombinase/integrase — protein MEKNITLPYFDDFLLNLQTNNLSQETLYNYERDLNVFQDFLSEINTEFKNINKKTILNYKAYLTSIDRKTAEHQHGEKKLSSYSINRMLSVLRSYVKYLIDMDYNSPIAPESIKLLKTEKKHPRVSEFEEIKKLIESPTQLEKNKIIGLRNRAMLELLFSTGMRISELLNFKQEQIDKNGRIFILGKGKKERFVYLTHRAQKHLGEYLKERMDDSSFVFIPFSGSNMDEKNRRITPSYLQRKIKEYRELLGINIPLSAHSIRHGFATYLAEQGANPAAIQILLGHESLNTTTRYVHASDRYAQKTHQKFHPLKE, from the coding sequence ATGGAAAAAAATATTACACTCCCCTATTTTGATGATTTTCTATTAAATCTTCAAACAAATAATTTATCTCAAGAAACTCTCTACAACTACGAAAGAGATTTAAATGTATTTCAGGATTTCTTAAGTGAAATAAATACAGAATTTAAAAATATTAATAAAAAAACAATACTTAATTATAAAGCTTATCTTACTTCTATAGACAGGAAGACAGCCGAGCATCAACATGGAGAAAAAAAACTTAGCAGTTATTCAATAAATAGAATGTTGTCTGTCTTGCGCTCGTACGTTAAATACTTGATAGATATGGACTATAATTCACCCATAGCCCCAGAATCTATCAAGTTATTGAAAACCGAAAAAAAACATCCCAGAGTATCAGAATTTGAAGAAATCAAAAAATTAATAGAATCCCCCACTCAATTAGAAAAAAATAAAATTATTGGCTTAAGAAATCGTGCAATGCTAGAACTATTATTTTCAACTGGCATGAGAATCTCTGAACTTTTGAATTTTAAACAAGAACAAATAGATAAAAATGGCAGAATATTTATTCTAGGTAAGGGCAAAAAAGAAAGATTCGTATATCTTACTCATCGCGCTCAAAAACATTTAGGAGAATATTTAAAAGAAAGAATGGACGACTCTTCTTTTGTGTTTATACCATTTTCTGGAAGTAACATGGACGAGAAAAATAGGAGGATAACACCCAGTTATTTGCAAAGAAAAATTAAAGAGTACAGAGAATTATTAGGAATTAATATTCCTCTATCTGCGCATTCAATCCGTCATGGATTCGCTACTTATTTAGCTGAACAGGGCGCTAACCCGGCCGCTATCCAAATTTTATTAGGTCATGAATCATTAAATACTACCACTCGTTACGTTCACGCATCTGACCGCTATGCCCAAAAAACTCATCAAAAATTCCATCCATTGAAAGAATAA
- the rplI gene encoding 50S ribosomal protein L9: MKVILLKDVENLGKKNDVKNVANGHARNFLIPGKLAIPATEKAMKELTAQQETEIQKAEQELKVVEEIVSQIDGLEIEVPEKADETGKLFGSMNDVKISQLFKNRGFNIKKSQIKILQPIKEIGEHSVIISFDHGLEAEVKLIIIDETASKPPQQL; this comes from the coding sequence ATGAAGGTAATTTTATTAAAAGACGTGGAAAATCTGGGCAAAAAAAACGATGTGAAAAACGTTGCTAATGGCCATGCCAGAAATTTTCTGATTCCTGGAAAATTGGCAATACCTGCCACAGAAAAGGCAATGAAAGAACTTACAGCGCAACAAGAAACTGAAATCCAAAAAGCAGAACAAGAATTAAAAGTAGTGGAGGAAATTGTTTCACAGATTGACGGCCTGGAAATAGAAGTTCCGGAAAAAGCAGATGAAACAGGAAAATTATTCGGTTCCATGAATGACGTTAAAATCAGCCAGCTTTTCAAAAACAGGGGATTCAATATAAAGAAAAGCCAAATAAAAATTCTCCAACCCATAAAAGAGATTGGAGAACATTCTGTAATAATTTCATTCGACCACGGACTGGAAGCGGAAGTAAAACTGATTATAATTGATGAAACTGCATCTAAGCCACCTCAACAACTTTAA
- a CDS encoding UDP-N-acetylglucosamine--N-acetylmuramyl-(pentapeptide) pyrophosphoryl-undecaprenol N-acetylglucosamine transferase → MRILFTGGGTGGHIFPIIAIKESFQDAQEFYYLGPDGFARENLKDIKAKFITAGKFKRYFDPFFPVELAKTIVGIIQSFWHLFRWMPDVVFSKGGYGSFPVVFVAWIYRIPIVIHDSDAVPGLANKKMAKFAKRIILSFENSKKYFKAKYQSKIIVIGNPVRKELLNGDKIKAREIFKISNPSTSLGTSKSLVLILGGSQGAQKINEIITNFLPRILEIAEVIHCCGRENFKDLEKNTPKSPDYHLYPFLNAEQLKHAYAAADLIINRAGAGSIFEIAAVAKPSILIPLPNAAADHQQENAFKFANLPAGEAGTGRAIVLDQENLTPNILLEQISNLLSNPQKLFEMGQKAKSFYNSQTPELIRDEILKFAKI, encoded by the coding sequence ATGAGAATATTATTTACCGGCGGAGGAACAGGAGGTCATATATTTCCAATAATTGCCATTAAGGAGTCTTTTCAAGACGCACAAGAATTTTATTATTTGGGGCCGGATGGTTTTGCCAGAGAAAATTTAAAAGACATCAAAGCCAAATTTATTACTGCAGGAAAATTCAAAAGATATTTTGACCCGTTTTTCCCAGTAGAGCTTGCAAAAACGATTGTCGGAATAATCCAGTCATTCTGGCACTTGTTTCGTTGGATGCCGGATGTTGTTTTTTCAAAAGGCGGTTACGGCAGTTTTCCGGTTGTTTTTGTTGCTTGGATTTATCGCATCCCCATAGTAATTCATGATTCGGACGCTGTGCCGGGCTTAGCCAATAAAAAAATGGCTAAATTCGCAAAAAGAATTATCCTTTCGTTTGAAAACAGCAAAAAATATTTTAAAGCAAAATACCAGAGCAAGATTATTGTTATTGGTAATCCTGTGCGTAAAGAACTGCTTAACGGTGATAAGATAAAAGCACGGGAAATTTTCAAAATATCAAATCCCTCGACTTCGCTCGGGACAAGTAAGTCATTGGTTCTGATTCTAGGCGGGTCGCAAGGAGCGCAGAAAATAAATGAAATTATCACGAATTTTCTACCTCGTATCTTGGAAATAGCTGAAGTTATACATTGCTGCGGCCGCGAAAATTTTAAAGATTTAGAAAAAAATACTCCAAAATCTCCTGATTACCATCTTTATCCATTTTTAAATGCTGAACAATTGAAGCATGCTTATGCTGCTGCTGATTTAATTATTAATAGGGCAGGGGCAGGCAGTATTTTCGAAATTGCCGCCGTAGCCAAGCCGTCAATTTTAATTCCTCTGCCTAATGCTGCAGCTGACCACCAGCAAGAAAATGCTTTTAAATTCGCTAACTTGCCTGCCGGAGAGGCAGGAACTGGACGGGCGATTGTTTTAGACCAAGAAAATCTCACCCCGAACATTTTATTGGAGCAGATTTCTAATTTATTATCCAACCCGCAAAAACTTTTTGAAATGGGCCAAAAGGCCAAATCTTTTTATAATTCCCAAACGCCGGAATTAATCCGCGACGAAATCCTAAAATTTGCTAAAATATAG
- a CDS encoding polyhydroxyalkanoic acid system family protein, with the protein MPKIELQHRTSLLASQIKERAENLIQGAEKDFKGIITEVQQHWEGNTLFFSFKAMGFSVSGEATAEDYLVVVKAKLPFAAVIFKGKIEAIFKEKAQELFP; encoded by the coding sequence ATGCCAAAAATTGAATTACAACATCGGACGAGTTTATTAGCCAGTCAAATCAAGGAAAGGGCTGAGAATCTGATCCAAGGCGCCGAAAAGGATTTTAAGGGCATCATTACAGAAGTGCAGCAGCACTGGGAAGGAAACACCTTGTTCTTCTCTTTCAAGGCCATGGGCTTTTCGGTCTCGGGCGAAGCAACGGCTGAAGATTATCTGGTCGTCGTCAAGGCCAAGCTTCCATTCGCCGCGGTAATATTCAAAGGCAAAATCGAAGCCATTTTCAAGGAAAAAGCCCAAGAACTTTTTCCATGA
- a CDS encoding phage integrase N-terminal SAM-like domain-containing protein, translating to MKNNNKSLIEYISDFSRYCKTDRDFSNKTIENYGRYLNRFISWLKTSNLAHLTPQELSIKHISDYQEYLSKQNIKKITQNYYLIALRMLISYFIEKEIPCSISTEKIKLLKTEKQRLKDILTPKQLEILLLAPNVSHNIGLRDRVILEIISSIGLKVTELTRINKKDVKIDDFTNRAIINIFDRKNNMRSVYLPHKTTEWLIKYLKNRKDNNEALLINYKPRKQNDQSPTRLTARSVERIVQKYGNIINFSQSITPEILRNAYM from the coding sequence ATGAAAAATAATAACAAATCATTAATAGAATATATATCAGATTTTTCCCGATACTGTAAAACTGACAGAGATTTTTCTAACAAAACTATCGAAAACTATGGCCGGTATCTTAATCGTTTTATATCTTGGCTAAAAACCTCTAATTTAGCCCATCTTACTCCACAAGAACTATCAATTAAACACATAAGTGATTACCAGGAATACTTATCGAAACAAAACATTAAAAAAATTACCCAAAATTATTACTTAATTGCCCTGAGGATGTTAATTTCCTATTTTATCGAAAAAGAAATTCCCTGCTCTATATCCACAGAAAAAATAAAACTATTGAAAACGGAAAAACAGAGGTTAAAAGATATTCTAACGCCAAAACAATTAGAAATATTATTGTTAGCGCCAAATGTGTCGCACAATATCGGCCTACGAGATAGAGTTATATTAGAAATTATCTCTTCAATCGGTCTAAAGGTCACAGAATTAACAAGGATAAATAAAAAGGATGTAAAAATAGATGATTTTACCAATAGAGCAATTATAAATATTTTTGATAGAAAGAATAATATGCGATCGGTCTATTTGCCACATAAAACTACCGAATGGCTTATAAAATATTTAAAAAATAGAAAGGATAATAATGAGGCGCTTTTAATAAACTACAAACCCAGAAAACAAAATGACCAGTCCCCTACCCGGCTTACGGCTAGGTCAGTCGAAAGAATAGTTCAAAAATATGGAAATATAATAAATTTTTCGCAATCAATAACTCCAGAAATTTTGAGAAATGCTTATATGTAG
- a CDS encoding glutamate--tRNA ligase: MLKNSKIRVRFAPSPTGFLHIGSLRMIMLNYLFAKKEKGIFILRIEDTDQERFVKGAVESLLKTLKILKIDFDEGPYYQSKRLKIYKKYADQLIKEGKAYYCFCTEERLEKMRQEQIAKKQAPMYDKHCRNLDPKIIAEKLKNKETYTIRLKIPEGETIKFNDLLHGEIKFDSNLIDDQVLIKSDGFPTYHFASTIDDHLMEVSHVIRGEEWLSSTPKHVLLYKYLNWEPPVFVHPSLMLSKEGGKLSKRKGDVAVEDFLEKGYLPEALLNFIGLLILSVPDNANEVLSLKELIQMFDWNKVHRNPAILNIEKLDWINSRYIRKMLIKDLTKLCLKYLPEKIDYKQKDLEKIIALEKERITKLSEIGEATEFFFKDLKYDQNLLKWKDADKTETKTSLDESYSILRDVKEKDFQADKLKAVLMPVAEEFGNNDRGKLLWPLRVALSGRDKSPGPFEIAEILGKKKTLERIKKAIELIK; the protein is encoded by the coding sequence ATGTTAAAAAACTCTAAAATCAGAGTTCGGTTTGCGCCGTCGCCAACGGGATTTTTACATATTGGAAGTTTACGTATGATTATGCTCAATTATCTTTTTGCGAAAAAAGAAAAGGGCATTTTTATTTTACGTATTGAAGACACCGACCAAGAGAGATTTGTTAAAGGCGCTGTTGAATCATTATTGAAAACTTTAAAAATCCTTAAAATAGATTTTGACGAGGGGCCATATTATCAGTCAAAACGCTTAAAAATCTACAAAAAATATGCTGACCAACTAATTAAAGAAGGAAAAGCATATTATTGTTTTTGTACAGAAGAAAGATTAGAGAAAATGAGGCAGGAACAAATTGCCAAGAAACAAGCGCCGATGTACGACAAACATTGCCGTAATTTAGACCCAAAAATAATTGCAGAAAAATTAAAAAACAAAGAGACATATACTATACGGCTTAAAATTCCAGAAGGGGAGACAATCAAATTTAACGACCTTTTGCATGGAGAAATTAAATTTGATTCTAATCTTATTGATGACCAGGTTTTAATTAAATCAGATGGATTCCCGACTTACCATTTTGCGAGCACAATTGACGACCATTTGATGGAAGTTTCTCATGTTATCAGGGGAGAGGAGTGGCTTTCGTCAACGCCGAAGCATGTTTTACTTTACAAATATCTCAATTGGGAGCCGCCTGTTTTTGTCCATCCATCTTTAATGTTAAGCAAAGAGGGCGGAAAATTAAGCAAAAGAAAAGGCGATGTGGCTGTAGAGGATTTTCTAGAAAAAGGATATTTGCCCGAAGCATTACTTAATTTTATCGGGCTTTTAATCCTAAGCGTGCCGGATAATGCAAATGAAGTTCTGAGTTTAAAAGAATTAATCCAGATGTTTGATTGGAATAAAGTTCATAGAAATCCGGCTATTTTAAATATTGAGAAACTTGATTGGATAAACAGCCGATATATCCGCAAGATGTTGATAAAAGATTTAACAAAATTATGTTTGAAATATCTGCCAGAGAAAATAGATTATAAACAAAAAGATTTAGAGAAAATTATTGCTTTAGAAAAAGAAAGAATAACCAAGCTGTCCGAAATAGGTGAGGCGACTGAGTTTTTCTTTAAGGATTTAAAATATGACCAGAATTTGCTAAAATGGAAAGACGCGGATAAAACAGAAACCAAAACATCTCTGGATGAATCCTATTCTATATTGCGCGACGTTAAGGAAAAGGATTTTCAGGCAGATAAACTAAAAGCAGTTCTTATGCCAGTAGCAGAGGAATTTGGCAATAACGACAGAGGAAAACTGCTTTGGCCATTAAGAGTTGCCTTAAGCGGACGCGATAAATCTCCGGGCCCGTTTGAAATTGCAGAAATTTTAGGTAAGAAAAAAACATTAGAGAGAATTAAAAAGGCGATTGAGCTTATAAAATGA